In Oryza glaberrima chromosome 8, OglaRS2, whole genome shotgun sequence, the following are encoded in one genomic region:
- the LOC127782051 gene encoding putative F-box/LRR-repeat protein 23 — protein MDRAELGLPYDPLPDILRELRLAPRAAALPSPSPNPNPNPAIPSSTTSRRRRRRGRGRGRGHGEEARDWAAGLPREAILAVLRKLDHIEILMGAGQVCRAWRRAARDEPELWRRIDMLNHAELSFELNLFGMAQAAVRRSEGQCEAFWGEYAADEDLLHFLGDRAPCLKSLRLMSCFDILDEGFSAAVKKFPLLEELELTLCDNLGENDVFKAVGKACPQLKRFRLSKRCFYNYKHSGYNKDEQALGIATMHELRSLQLFANNLSNEGLTAILDNCLFLESLDIRHCFNVSMDDTLRAKCARIKTLRLPYDSTDDYDFQVHKPIWSGADFFSDSDDDCVYGGPDYILDSDEYDDYCDPYRYLDGVYEDELDEEDRMMLKAMRMFLK, from the exons ATGGACCGGGCGGAGCTTGGGCTGCCGTACGATCCGCTTCCCGACATCCTCCGCGAGCTCCGCctcgcgcctcgcgccgccgctctcccgagccctagccctaaccctaaccctaacccagCGATTCCCTCGTCCACCACctctcgacgccgtcgccgccgtggccgtggccgcgggcgcgggcacggggaggaggcgagggacTGGGCGGCGGGGCTGCCGCGGGAAGCGATCCTGGCCGTGCTCCGCAAGCTGGACCACATCGAGATCCTGATGGGGGCCGGGCAGGTGTGCCGCGcctggcgccgcgccgcgcgcgacgaGCCCGAGCTGTGGCGCCGCATCGACATGCTCAACCACGCCGAACTCTCCTTCGAGCTCAACCTCTTCGGGATGGCGCAGGCCGCTGTGCGCCGCAGCGAGGGGCAGTGCGAGGCCTTCTGGGGCGAGTACGCCGCCGACGAAGATTTGCTCCATTTCCTCGGAGATCG GGCACCATGTCTGAAGAGTCTTCGTCTCATGTCTTGTTTTGATATCCTTGATGAAGGATTTTCAGCAGCAGTAAAGAAGTTTCCACTGCTTGAGGAGCTTGAGCTTACGCTATGTGATAATTTAGGTGAGAATGATGTGTTTAAGGCTGTCGGCAAAGCATGCCCGCAGCTGAAGCGCTTCAGATTGAGCAAGAGGTGCTTCTACAATTATAAACATAGTGGGTACAACAAGGATGAGCAAGCCCTGGGCATTGCAACTATGCATGAGCTACGTTCTCTGCAGCTTTTTGCTAATAATCTCAGCAACGAAGGACTGACAGCAATCCTTGACAACTGCCTCTTCCTGGAATCCCTCGACATTCGCCATTGCTTCAATGTCAGTATGGATGACACCCTGCGAGCAAAGTGTGCCAGGATCAAGACACTGAGGCTTCCCTATGACTCAACTGATGACTATGACTTCCAAGTTCATAAGCCTATCTGGTCGGGTGCTGACTTCTTCTCTGATAGTGATGATGATTGCGTTTATGGTGGCCCAGACTATATTCTTGACTCAGATGAGTATGATGATTACTGTGACCCTTACCGCTACCTTGATGGCGTATATGAGGACGAGCTTGATGAAGAAGATCGGATGATGCTCAAGGCTATGCGCATGTTCCTGAAATGA